One Cupriavidus taiwanensis LMG 19424 DNA segment encodes these proteins:
- a CDS encoding PhoX family protein, with protein MLEQPNAGRRKALKLLAGAPMLPLGLASTSLLAGCGGGDDAAPAPAPAPAPGPAATFTSAEFVSMSAPTLATPEAMATTTVGSSLKVSFSDGSSQTYKLAYQPFFVTGDTLPDGKGGTIVAGGYYDINNQPIIDTSVPGKERQFFSDAPDGSSLLTLASPAVPGVKGNTVFAVVQFEYTTRNQGNASMYGLLPSPIAVLTLDQDPATGKLTPVKYHNVDTSGVNGLWITCGASLSPWNTHLSSEEYETDLMDANAVTQLQGYSRNLYGDPARANAYNYGHLPEVTVHPDGTGTIRKHYCLGRISHELVQVMPDERTVLMGDDATNGGLFLFIADQARDLSAGTLYVAKWHQTSGTGPGSATLSWIRLGHATSAEVRALVDGGIRLADIMDVKTADPADASYTRILYNGKPNWVKLVPGMEKAAAFLETHRYAALVGGSLGFTKMEGTTVNIKDKKAYSAMSRIESSMLAGNAANAGDIRVEGPYSGAVYELNLKGGQADKSGTAMASEWVPVDMAAVPALVSEDLGGGKMKQQDALGNFANPDKVATPDNLKFSEKLRTLFVGEDSNTHVNNFLWAYNVDTKVLSRVLSCPAGAESTGLHAVDEINGWTYVMSNFQHVGDWESPLHDKVKAQLDPLVRANYKDRFGAAVGYLTGDPTGVRLAKA; from the coding sequence ATGCTTGAACAACCCAATGCTGGCCGTCGCAAGGCCCTGAAGCTATTGGCCGGCGCGCCCATGTTGCCGCTCGGCCTCGCCTCCACCAGCCTGCTGGCAGGCTGTGGCGGCGGCGATGACGCCGCGCCGGCGCCGGCCCCGGCCCCCGCGCCGGGCCCGGCCGCCACCTTCACCAGCGCCGAGTTCGTGTCGATGAGCGCGCCGACGCTGGCCACGCCCGAGGCCATGGCGACCACCACGGTTGGCTCCAGCCTGAAAGTGTCCTTCAGCGACGGCAGCAGCCAGACTTACAAGCTGGCCTACCAGCCCTTCTTCGTCACCGGCGACACGCTGCCCGACGGCAAGGGCGGTACCATCGTGGCGGGCGGTTACTACGACATCAACAACCAGCCGATCATCGATACCTCGGTGCCCGGCAAGGAACGCCAGTTCTTCTCCGACGCACCGGACGGGAGCTCGCTGCTGACGCTGGCCAGCCCCGCCGTGCCGGGCGTCAAGGGCAACACGGTGTTCGCGGTGGTGCAGTTCGAATACACCACGCGCAACCAGGGCAATGCCAGCATGTACGGGCTGCTGCCGTCGCCGATCGCGGTGCTGACGCTGGACCAGGACCCGGCCACCGGCAAGCTGACCCCGGTCAAGTACCACAACGTGGACACCTCGGGCGTCAACGGCCTGTGGATTACCTGCGGCGCCAGCCTGTCGCCGTGGAACACGCACCTGTCGAGCGAGGAGTACGAGACCGACCTGATGGACGCCAACGCGGTCACGCAGCTGCAGGGCTACAGCCGCAACCTGTACGGCGACCCGGCCCGCGCCAATGCGTATAACTACGGCCACCTGCCGGAAGTCACGGTGCACCCGGACGGCACCGGCACCATCAGGAAGCACTACTGCCTGGGCCGCATTTCGCACGAGCTGGTGCAGGTCATGCCGGACGAGCGCACCGTGCTGATGGGCGACGATGCCACCAACGGCGGCCTGTTCCTGTTTATCGCCGACCAGGCGCGCGACCTGTCCGCCGGCACGCTGTACGTGGCCAAGTGGCACCAGACCTCGGGCACGGGCCCGGGCAGTGCCACGCTGTCGTGGATCCGGCTGGGCCACGCCACCAGCGCCGAGGTCCGCGCGCTGGTCGACGGCGGCATCCGGCTGGCCGACATCATGGATGTCAAGACCGCCGACCCGGCCGATGCCAGCTATACCCGCATCCTCTACAACGGCAAGCCGAACTGGGTGAAGCTGGTGCCGGGCATGGAAAAGGCCGCGGCCTTCCTTGAAACCCACCGCTATGCCGCGCTGGTCGGCGGCAGCCTGGGCTTTACCAAGATGGAAGGCACCACCGTCAACATCAAGGACAAGAAGGCCTATTCGGCGATGTCGCGCATCGAATCGAGCATGCTGGCGGGCAATGCCGCCAATGCCGGCGACATCCGGGTGGAAGGGCCGTACTCCGGCGCGGTCTATGAACTGAACCTGAAGGGCGGCCAGGCGGACAAGAGCGGCACGGCGATGGCGAGCGAATGGGTGCCGGTCGACATGGCCGCCGTGCCGGCGCTGGTCAGCGAAGACCTGGGCGGCGGCAAGATGAAGCAGCAGGATGCGCTGGGCAACTTCGCCAACCCCGACAAGGTGGCGACGCCGGACAACCTGAAGTTCTCGGAAAAGCTGCGCACGCTGTTCGTCGGCGAGGACAGCAATACCCACGTCAACAACTTCCTGTGGGCGTACAACGTCGACACCAAGGTGCTCAGCCGCGTGCTGTCGTGCCCGGCCGGTGCCGAGTCCACCGGGCTGCATGCGGTCGACGAGATCAACGGCTGGACCTACGTGATGAGCAACTTCCAGCATGTCGGCGACTGGGAGTCGCCGCTGCACGACAAGGTGAAGGCGCAGCTCGATCCGCTGGTGCGCGCCAACTACAAGGACCGTTTCGGCGCGGCGGTCGGCTACCTGACCGGCGACCCGACCGGCGTCAGGCTGGCCAAGGCCTGA
- a CDS encoding IMPACT family protein, with protein MPTYTLATPVHAEIEIRKSRFLALALPVADRDAAMAALQALRAEHPTATHVCWALLAGGASGMSDDGEPSGTAGRPILEVLRHHDLDGVLAAVVRYYGGVKLGAGGLVRAYTDAIAAALKSAERVERIAYGTLAVAVDYADEPRVRRWLDYEAPAGCTLAETGYGALATLVLRMPATQIDAARDALRDATHGRAQFPQAQEDSHG; from the coding sequence TTGCCCACCTACACGCTAGCCACCCCCGTCCACGCCGAGATCGAGATCCGCAAGAGCCGTTTCCTGGCGCTGGCACTGCCGGTTGCCGACCGCGACGCCGCCATGGCCGCGCTGCAGGCGCTGCGGGCCGAGCACCCCACCGCGACCCACGTCTGCTGGGCGCTGCTGGCCGGCGGGGCCTCGGGCATGTCCGACGATGGCGAGCCCTCGGGCACGGCCGGGCGGCCGATCCTGGAAGTGCTGCGCCACCACGACCTCGACGGCGTGCTGGCGGCGGTGGTGCGCTACTACGGTGGCGTCAAGCTGGGAGCCGGCGGGTTGGTGCGCGCTTACACCGATGCCATCGCCGCGGCCCTCAAATCCGCCGAACGGGTGGAGCGCATCGCCTACGGCACGCTGGCCGTCGCGGTCGACTATGCCGACGAGCCGCGCGTGCGCCGCTGGCTGGACTACGAGGCGCCCGCTGGCTGCACGCTGGCCGAGACCGGCTACGGCGCGCTGGCCACGCTGGTGCTGCGCATGCCCGCAACCCAGATCGACGCCGCGCGCGACGCGTTGCGCGACGCCACCCATGGCCGCGCACAGTTTCCGCAGGCGCAGGAAGACAGCCATGGCTGA
- a CDS encoding 2Fe-2S iron-sulfur cluster-binding protein: MADMAPSDESAEFTAQVLPGPARFPAPAALSLLEAALLEGVALPNSCRNGTCRACASRLHAGTIRYRIEWPGLSPDEKDEGLILPCVACPESDVVFEPVSLG; this comes from the coding sequence ATGGCTGACATGGCGCCTTCGGACGAAAGCGCCGAATTCACCGCACAGGTGCTGCCGGGCCCTGCCCGCTTCCCCGCGCCGGCGGCGCTGAGCCTGCTGGAGGCGGCCTTGCTCGAAGGCGTGGCGCTGCCCAATTCGTGCCGCAACGGCACCTGCCGCGCCTGCGCCAGCCGGCTGCACGCGGGGACGATCCGCTACCGCATCGAATGGCCTGGGCTGAGTCCGGATGAGAAGGACGAGGGGCTGATATTGCCGTGCGTGGCTTGTCCGGAGAGTGATGTGGTGTTTGAACCGGTCAGTCTCGGCTAG
- a CDS encoding type II toxin-antitoxin system VapC family toxin: MKLLLDTHLLLWMALTPERISPDSHALLNADDTVLVFSAASLWEIAIKQGLGRADFQINARVFRRGLLDNGYSELPIRSDHAVAIDCLPPIHKDPFDRLLVAQATVEGLTLLTSDPLVAQYPGPIRLV; encoded by the coding sequence ATGAAACTCCTGCTGGATACGCACCTGCTGCTGTGGATGGCACTGACGCCTGAGCGCATCTCGCCAGACTCGCATGCGCTATTGAATGCCGACGACACGGTGCTGGTTTTCAGCGCCGCCAGCCTGTGGGAGATCGCCATCAAGCAAGGGCTTGGCCGTGCGGACTTCCAGATCAACGCCCGGGTCTTTCGCAGGGGCTTGCTTGATAACGGCTACAGTGAGCTGCCGATCCGCAGTGATCACGCGGTGGCGATTGATTGCCTTCCGCCGATTCACAAGGACCCGTTTGACCGGCTTCTCGTCGCCCAGGCAACCGTAGAAGGCCTGACGCTGCTGACCTCGGACCCGCTTGTTGCCCAATACCCGGGGCCCATTCGGCTGGTCTGA
- a CDS encoding type II toxin-antitoxin system Phd/YefM family antitoxin, translating to MQTINIHEAKTHLSRLVDQAANGEPFVIAKAGKPLVKVVALHVPEKAQVKRLGFMAGQGQVPDDFDRMGQREIEAMFGGES from the coding sequence ATGCAAACCATCAACATCCACGAGGCCAAGACCCATCTCTCGCGGCTGGTCGATCAGGCGGCCAACGGCGAGCCTTTTGTGATCGCCAAGGCAGGCAAGCCCCTTGTGAAAGTCGTGGCGCTGCATGTGCCGGAGAAGGCGCAGGTCAAGCGGTTGGGATTCATGGCAGGACAGGGGCAGGTGCCCGATGATTTCGATCGCATGGGCCAGCGCGAGATTGAAGCCATGTTTGGCGGCGAGTCATGA
- a CDS encoding extracellular catalytic domain type 1 short-chain-length polyhydroxyalkanoate depolymerase — MPRSPGAKLWSTLNKTASRHARQMQRAVNKNLTKPVTEAIVRNAVKQSAAVTAATQRALSGVVSPVAAPQSRGSGRWEEGAWGAPLAPRRYHVFVPAGATASRRAPMLVLLHGCGQDAASFAAVTRAAAVARESGWVVLLPEQSSQANAQRCWNWFRPAAQGAMEAGLLMTLIDQACRRYPVAADRVSVLGLSAGGAMALMLGLRYPSRFAAVGSHSGAVPWSASNAAQAARAMRGQRGPDAKTMQALRFGLAGRRPPPLLLMHGDADHVVDFSNATATAGMWMHLQPEGTPPLAGAPARRIQRGVRRAIDVFDWYEGSSPYLRLVRVEGLGHAWSGGAGGHAFSDPAGPDGLKLALRFFLAVGV; from the coding sequence ATGCCCCGCTCCCCCGGTGCGAAACTCTGGTCCACGCTGAACAAGACCGCGTCCCGCCATGCGCGCCAGATGCAGCGCGCCGTCAACAAGAACCTGACCAAGCCGGTGACCGAGGCCATCGTGCGCAACGCGGTGAAGCAATCCGCTGCAGTCACGGCCGCCACGCAGCGCGCCTTGTCCGGCGTGGTGTCGCCGGTGGCGGCGCCGCAAAGCCGTGGCAGCGGGCGCTGGGAAGAAGGCGCGTGGGGCGCGCCGCTGGCGCCGCGCCGCTACCACGTGTTCGTGCCGGCCGGCGCCACCGCGTCGCGCCGCGCGCCGATGCTGGTGCTGCTGCACGGCTGCGGCCAGGACGCCGCCAGCTTTGCCGCGGTGACGCGCGCCGCAGCGGTGGCGCGCGAATCCGGCTGGGTGGTGTTGCTGCCCGAGCAGAGCTCGCAGGCTAATGCGCAGCGTTGCTGGAACTGGTTCCGCCCCGCCGCGCAGGGTGCCATGGAAGCCGGGCTGCTGATGACGCTGATCGACCAGGCCTGCCGCCGCTATCCGGTGGCGGCGGACCGTGTCAGCGTACTGGGCTTGTCCGCCGGCGGTGCGATGGCGCTGATGCTGGGGCTGCGCTATCCGTCGCGCTTCGCCGCGGTGGGCTCGCACTCCGGCGCCGTGCCGTGGAGCGCCAGCAATGCCGCACAGGCCGCGCGCGCCATGCGCGGGCAGCGCGGGCCGGACGCCAAGACCATGCAGGCGCTGCGCTTCGGGCTGGCGGGACGCCGCCCGCCACCCTTGCTGCTGATGCACGGCGATGCCGACCACGTGGTCGACTTCAGCAACGCCACCGCCACCGCCGGCATGTGGATGCACCTGCAGCCCGAAGGCACGCCGCCGCTGGCCGGCGCGCCGGCGCGGCGCATCCAGCGCGGCGTGCGCCGCGCCATCGACGTGTTCGACTGGTACGAGGGCAGCTCGCCCTACCTGCGGCTGGTGCGCGTGGAAGGCCTGGGCCACGCCTGGAGCGGCGGCGCCGGCGGGCACGCATTCTCGGACCCGGCGGGGCCGGACGGGTTGAAGCTGGCGTTGCGGTTTTTTCTGGCGGTTGGGGTTTAG
- a CDS encoding DUF3606 domain-containing protein, with translation MSDVTSEFRPLDPGRINLMDPLEVQYWCRELGCSTSDLENAVDQAGDHISAVRAQLEQRHAGARPG, from the coding sequence ATGAGCGATGTGACAAGCGAGTTCAGGCCCCTGGATCCGGGCCGCATCAACCTGATGGATCCGCTCGAAGTGCAGTACTGGTGCCGGGAACTCGGCTGCAGCACCAGTGACCTGGAAAACGCCGTCGATCAGGCCGGCGATCATATTTCTGCGGTTCGCGCGCAGCTGGAGCAGCGGCACGCGGGCGCGCGCCCGGGCTGA
- a CDS encoding esterase-like activity of phytase family protein, with protein MRLSVFPSRRTRAALASAAVAASLLAACGGDDNGSGTPAVTAPTLVGRAVLPAATFASGPQSGRYVTGDLNGQTAPFASQPVQGFSAVLRNPDGSFMVMADNGYGSLENSADFNLRVYTVAPTFKTAAGGAGSVAVRSFIELKDPNKHVKFAIANQFTTERVLTGADFDIESMQRASDGTLWFGDEFGPFLLHTDANGVLLEAPIPLPDFENAGKEIRSPQNPFNEEATPVRIMNAVRAHAFAHGGTRAPVFAPYYVQLKYDVNGVKSSPDAHYARGSNPQPGLTPAVSDTLDVASVKAAGYSVVTWTVNDSAKMTELLKAGVNGIISDRPDLLYAAVAAYDANGDGKPGDYLTADGLIDAARFDAQGHRGARDLRPENTLPAMEAALDNLMTTLETDVGITSDGVAVLKHDPYIESVKCRRADGAPYGTADEVLIKNLTAAQIQSTYICDKLFRGPSQRNDAALSPVSAAVAASKGYASPYVVPRAQDVFDLVSAYVAYYSTGAGQGHPQAAQRVKNAQAVRFNLETKLNPRSDKDGKGNIYRDRTVGAEQMADTLAGVISAAGMAQRADIQSFDFRTLLRVQEKFPAIRTVYLFGDFPIYGDAANSDDGTNMQDEAGANTPWMAGLYWPYRATATSNPMRAKRSGGFEGMAISPDGKKLYPLLELPLAGHDGKTLLISEFDIATRRYTGVQYKYRLDDKGTNIGDFILFNASEGIVIERDGSQGDPNGFKKLFQVTLGKPGDYVAKAELANLMALRDPSGISAGGAPGDVALGDPFGMPFNTIEDVLVLDATTLLVIDDNNFPFSVGRHVGSKMPDDSEFIQIRLPRALNVGG; from the coding sequence ATGCGCCTGAGCGTCTTCCCTTCGCGCCGGACCCGCGCGGCACTGGCCAGCGCCGCGGTGGCGGCATCGCTGCTGGCAGCGTGCGGCGGCGACGATAACGGCAGCGGCACGCCCGCCGTCACCGCGCCCACGCTGGTGGGCCGCGCCGTGCTGCCGGCCGCCACCTTCGCCAGCGGACCGCAGTCGGGGCGCTACGTGACCGGTGACCTAAACGGCCAGACTGCGCCGTTCGCGTCGCAGCCGGTGCAGGGCTTCTCGGCGGTGCTGCGCAACCCGGATGGCAGCTTCATGGTGATGGCCGACAACGGCTACGGATCGCTGGAGAACTCGGCCGACTTCAACCTGCGCGTCTACACGGTGGCGCCCACGTTCAAGACCGCGGCCGGCGGCGCGGGCAGCGTGGCGGTGCGCAGCTTTATCGAGCTGAAGGATCCCAACAAGCATGTCAAGTTCGCGATCGCGAACCAGTTCACTACCGAGCGCGTGCTGACCGGCGCCGACTTCGATATCGAGAGCATGCAGCGCGCCAGCGACGGCACGCTGTGGTTTGGCGATGAGTTCGGCCCGTTCCTGCTGCATACGGACGCCAACGGCGTGCTGCTGGAAGCACCGATTCCGCTGCCGGATTTCGAGAACGCCGGCAAGGAGATCCGCTCGCCGCAGAACCCGTTCAACGAAGAGGCCACGCCGGTGCGCATCATGAACGCGGTGCGCGCGCATGCCTTCGCGCATGGCGGCACCCGCGCGCCGGTGTTCGCGCCGTATTACGTGCAGCTCAAGTACGACGTCAACGGCGTCAAGTCGAGCCCCGACGCCCACTACGCGCGCGGCAGCAACCCGCAGCCTGGGCTGACGCCGGCGGTATCCGACACGCTGGATGTGGCCTCGGTCAAGGCCGCCGGCTACAGCGTGGTCACCTGGACCGTCAACGACAGCGCGAAGATGACCGAGCTGCTCAAGGCCGGCGTCAACGGCATCATCTCGGACCGGCCTGACCTGCTGTATGCGGCCGTTGCCGCCTACGATGCCAACGGCGACGGCAAGCCCGGCGACTACCTGACCGCCGACGGCCTGATCGATGCCGCCAGGTTCGACGCCCAGGGCCATCGCGGCGCGCGCGACCTGCGCCCGGAGAACACCCTGCCGGCGATGGAGGCCGCGCTGGACAACCTGATGACCACGCTGGAGACCGATGTCGGCATCACGTCCGACGGCGTCGCCGTGCTCAAGCACGATCCCTATATCGAGTCGGTCAAGTGCCGCCGCGCCGATGGCGCGCCCTATGGCACCGCCGACGAAGTGCTGATCAAAAACCTGACCGCGGCGCAGATCCAGTCCACCTATATCTGCGACAAGCTGTTCCGCGGCCCGAGCCAGCGCAACGATGCCGCGCTGTCGCCGGTATCGGCGGCGGTGGCGGCCAGCAAGGGCTATGCCAGCCCGTACGTGGTGCCGCGCGCGCAGGACGTGTTCGACCTGGTCAGCGCCTATGTCGCGTACTACAGCACTGGTGCCGGCCAGGGCCATCCGCAGGCGGCGCAGCGCGTGAAGAACGCGCAGGCGGTGCGCTTCAATCTCGAGACCAAGCTCAACCCGCGCAGCGACAAGGACGGCAAGGGCAACATCTACAGGGACCGCACCGTCGGCGCCGAGCAGATGGCCGACACGCTGGCGGGCGTGATCAGTGCCGCCGGCATGGCCCAGCGCGCCGATATCCAGAGCTTCGATTTCCGCACGCTGCTGCGCGTGCAGGAGAAGTTCCCGGCGATCCGCACGGTCTACCTGTTCGGTGATTTCCCCATCTATGGCGACGCGGCCAACAGCGACGACGGCACCAACATGCAGGACGAGGCCGGCGCCAACACGCCGTGGATGGCGGGCCTGTACTGGCCGTACCGCGCCACCGCGACGTCGAACCCGATGCGCGCGAAGCGCTCGGGCGGCTTCGAGGGCATGGCGATCAGCCCGGACGGCAAGAAGCTCTATCCGCTGCTGGAACTGCCGCTGGCGGGCCACGACGGCAAGACGCTGCTGATCTCGGAGTTCGACATCGCCACGCGCCGGTACACCGGTGTGCAATACAAGTACCGGCTCGACGACAAGGGCACCAATATCGGCGATTTCATCCTGTTCAACGCCAGCGAGGGCATTGTCATCGAGCGCGACGGCTCGCAGGGCGACCCGAACGGCTTCAAGAAGCTGTTCCAGGTGACGCTGGGCAAGCCGGGCGACTACGTCGCCAAGGCTGAGCTGGCCAACCTGATGGCGCTGCGCGACCCCTCCGGCATCAGCGCCGGCGGTGCCCCGGGCGACGTGGCCCTGGGCGATCCGTTCGGCATGCCGTTCAACACCATCGAAGACGTGCTGGTGCTGGATGCGACCACGCTGCTGGTGATCGACGACAACAACTTCCCGTTCAGCGTGGGGCGGCATGTCGGCAGCAAGATGCCGGATGACAGCGAGTTCATCCAGATCCGGCTGCCCAGGGCGCTTAACGTGGGGGGCTAG